Proteins encoded within one genomic window of Dehalococcoidia bacterium:
- the lepB gene encoding signal peptidase I — MEKTDLRGQSIRPIIREIIVTVLLALILFVAIRSVVHNFEVSGVSMDPTLHNGQFVIVNKAAYWFDNPKRGDIVVFHSPTADRDIIHRIIGLPGETIEIKNGVSYIDGQKLEEEYLELNSRSLTRSEIPDDSYFIIGDNRDVAGWDIVPRNDIIGKAWIIYWPFGDWGMVPNHAW, encoded by the coding sequence ATGGAAAAGACAGACTTGAGAGGGCAGTCTATTCGACCAATAATCCGTGAGATTATTGTTACGGTCCTTCTGGCATTGATTCTCTTTGTGGCGATTCGGTCTGTCGTTCATAATTTTGAGGTGAGCGGTGTTAGTATGGACCCGACTTTACATAACGGCCAATTTGTCATCGTGAATAAGGCGGCATATTGGTTTGACAATCCCAAGCGGGGGGATATTGTTGTCTTTCATTCGCCTACGGCCGATCGGGATATTATTCATCGGATCATCGGCCTTCCAGGTGAGACGATAGAAATTAAGAACGGCGTGAGTTATATTGATGGGCAGAAGCTTGAGGAAGAATATCTTGAGCTTAACTCACGTTCCCTGACCCGATCGGAGATTCCAGACGATAGCTACTTCATCATTGGCGATAATCGCGACGTGGCTGGTTGGGATATTGTTCCCCGAAACGATATTATCGGCAAGGCATGGATAATCTACTGGCCGTTTGGAGACTGGGGGATGGTCCCGAACCATGCATGGTAG
- a CDS encoding sigma-70 family RNA polymerase sigma factor — protein MITYEDDLIQQSKEGDLDAFNQLVETYQGQVYNLALRMLGTPQDAEDVSQEAFVLAWKAIRNFRGENFRAWLFRIASNACTDLLRSKRSRKAESLDDIFPESNPLPSPGDSPEDCVLQEELSEFIARTLLYLSEDQRLVVTLADLQDFSYEEIAQITHTSLGTVKSRLSRGRANLRDLLLERRELLPPEIRL, from the coding sequence ATGATAACCTACGAGGACGACCTGATCCAACAGAGCAAAGAGGGCGACTTAGATGCCTTCAACCAACTGGTGGAAACATATCAGGGGCAAGTCTACAATCTGGCCCTGCGGATGCTGGGAACCCCGCAGGATGCCGAAGACGTCAGCCAGGAAGCCTTTGTTCTGGCATGGAAAGCCATCCGAAATTTCCGTGGGGAGAACTTCAGGGCATGGCTCTTCCGCATTGCCTCCAATGCCTGCACCGATCTGCTGAGGAGCAAACGGAGTCGCAAGGCTGAGTCCCTCGACGACATCTTCCCGGAGTCCAATCCGCTCCCCAGCCCGGGAGATTCCCCGGAAGATTGTGTTCTACAGGAGGAACTGAGCGAGTTCATCGCTCGAACCTTGCTTTACCTTTCCGAGGACCAGCGTCTGGTGGTTACCCTTGCGGATCTGCAAGACTTCAGCTATGAGGAAATCGCTCAGATCACCCATACCTCGCTGGGCACAGTGAAATCGAGGCTCAGCCGGGGACGGGCCAACCTCAGAGACCTATTGCTGGAGCGGAGGGAACTTTTACCCCCTGAAATCCGTCTTTAA
- a CDS encoding zf-HC2 domain-containing protein, translating to MTGKKSKSQCHRIREKFSPYIDGRLTSIEQDAVKYHVEVCAECHCELETMEATVKLLHRMPYVATPRSFTLAKAAKAQTRVPVATGLINRAFGTAAATVFNMNRLRIATAAAVILLAVMLSGDATGLFDTENTSHTSKIALTDNTSSVSDSTQTSADPTVPNPDPTVIAGTALDGPPEAIQQTQPSASPAVTGVATKIEPEATGDASAVSPSLGTPPEAAPNSLLPKDSAYSWLRPLEIAFAAVVAIMVGLNILVWQRKRQGALS from the coding sequence ATGACTGGGAAGAAGAGCAAGAGCCAATGCCATCGAATCCGGGAGAAGTTCTCGCCTTATATCGATGGGCGTCTGACTTCCATAGAGCAAGACGCAGTGAAATACCACGTGGAAGTATGCGCTGAGTGTCATTGTGAACTCGAAACGATGGAAGCCACGGTGAAGTTGCTCCACCGCATGCCGTACGTCGCCACCCCCCGGTCATTCACTTTAGCCAAAGCAGCAAAGGCTCAAACACGTGTTCCAGTTGCTACCGGTCTCATCAATCGAGCGTTTGGAACGGCAGCTGCTACTGTGTTCAACATGAATCGTCTGCGGATAGCAACCGCCGCTGCCGTCATTCTGCTGGCCGTTATGCTTTCCGGTGATGCCACCGGACTGTTCGATACGGAGAATACTTCCCATACGTCGAAAATAGCCTTAACCGACAATACCTCAAGCGTTTCTGATAGCACACAAACTTCCGCCGATCCGACGGTTCCAAACCCAGACCCCACAGTCATTGCTGGCACAGCATTGGACGGTCCACCGGAAGCGATACAGCAAACCCAACCCTCTGCCAGCCCTGCAGTGACAGGGGTTGCCACAAAAATTGAACCTGAGGCCACTGGTGATGCCAGTGCCGTGTCGCCCTCCTTAGGAACTCCTCCCGAAGCGGCTCCCAATTCCTTATTGCCCAAAGACAGCGCTTACTCTTGGCTACGACCACTTGAGATAGCTTTCGCCGCCGTGGTTGCTATCATGGTAGGGTTGAATATTCTGGTCTGGCAAAGGAAACGGCAAGGCGCATTGTCCTAG